CGCCGACCTCGCGGGTGATCGAAATTTCCTGTTCCAGGGTGACGTTGAACTCGGCGAGGCGATCGACGTGGGCGTCGTAGCAGGCGAGATCGTAGTCGTGGTTGCCCGGAATGAGCGTGATGTCAATCTCCTCGCCGGTCGCGCGGAGCTGCTCGAAGACCCGCGGGTGATCGTCGATGACTCGCTCGAGTTTCGCCGGTCCGGTCACTTCGGCGTACTCCCACAGCCCGAACGCGTCGCCGTTGATAATCAACTCGACGTCGCCGCCGCGGTCCTCGAGGTCCGCAAGAAAGGAGAGAAGCTCCGCCTCGAAATCGAGCGCTGTCAGCTGTTCGTCGCCGCCCATGTGGAGGTCGCTGATGAAGACGTACTCGCTGGCCATCGGCGCAGTCCGGCGTACTACCAGACGGGCCGGGATAGTGGTTTCCCCGACTGCACTCGCGTCTCGGACTTACGCGACCCTGTCACCCGACGCGCGGCTTCAAATCTATTCTATTAAATGCGTACGGGGCGGTAGCACGAGTATGCAGGTCAAGTCTCGACATCACCTCCGTAGCGACGCGGTGTCCGATCTCGAGGAGGTCCTCGAGGAGCAACTCGGCGTCTCGCCCGACGGCGACGCCTACGAGCGCGTCGAGTTCGAGGACACCGACTGGGAGGTCGTCCTCATCGACGGCGAGCCACAGGTCGCGTACTTCGACGAGGGCCCGTTCCTGACGGTCCGTGGAGCAAACGCCTACGAGCCCGAGAAACGACTGGTCACCGTCGACGCAGGAGCCGTCTCGTTCGTCAGCGACGGGGCCGACGTGATGCGTCCGGGGATCACCGAGGCGACTGACGAAATCTCGCCGAACGATCTGGTCGTCATCGCGGAGGAATCTCACGGCAAAGTGCTCGCGGTCGGCCGTGCTCGCGTCGACGGCACGGAGATGGCCGGCGACGAAGGGAAAGTCGTCGATTCGCTGCACCACGTCGGCGACGAACTCTACGAGTTCACCGGCTAATTCGCTTGCAAACGGCGAATCAATCGATTCTGATCGAGTCGCGCTCGCTCGAGTGACCGCGCCGTCGGAGCGCGGGCCGTACGAGTCGATCGAACGCCTCACTCCGAGGCCGCGTCCAGCGAATCCGCTTCGAACGCGCCTTCGTACTGTGCGAGAGTGTCCCTGTAGCCCTGTTCCGCGAGTTCGTAGGTCTCTCTGAGATCCGTGATCGGTGTCTCGGTTGCGTCGAGCCGCAGGTCGTTGTACGGCGGCTCGACGGCGTGTGACTCCGTCGTCTCGACGACCACCGCCGCGCTCTGGACCGACAGCTCCTCGCGTTTATCTCCTCCCTCGAGGTCGCCGGCCGCCAGCGCGTCGATCAGTCGCTTCGCGAGCGGGTCGGTATCGACGTCTTCCGTGACGGCACTCGGACCGGTCGAGTAGTCCGTCGTGTCGTGGACCGCATTCGCCGCGTAGGCGTCGGCTGCCGCCTCGAGGACGACCTCACCAGTCAGCATGTTTCCCGCGACGGTGTAGTGGTCGCCCTCGCGGTGGCCGAACTCATCGACGCACTCGTCGCCGGAGAAGGCGAAGGTCGTCTCATCGTCGACGCCGTGTAGCTGGCGCTGAGGCGCGCCGTCGTCGGCGTTGAGCAGGGCCTGAAGAGCGTCGTCGACCGCGAGGCCGTCGTCGATGTACTCGATGCCGCGCTCGCCGAGTTCGACGTTGACGAGGCTCTGGGTCGCGACGGCACCCCGATCGCTGACGAACGGGCAGAGCGTCCCCACGCCCGGCAACCGCGTCGTGACCGCGACGCCGAATCGGCGGTGCTGGTCGCCGCTCTCGGTCTCGTACTCCTCGCGGACGCAGATGCTGAATGTCATCGATTACACAATTTCCGTCTGAAAATAAAAACCTGACCGTCGTTTCGATGGGCGTTATTCGAGATAGCCGAGCGCCGAAAGCCGATCCTCGACGACATCCTCGTCGGCATCGCCCTCCGTATCGGCGGGACTATCGTCGTCAGTATCCTCGACGGCCACCGAGTCAGCAACCGAATCGACCGGCTCCGACCGCACGATCGGTTTCCGCTCGGAGTACGACGGGACGTACCAAGGGACGGTGTTCAGGACCGGAATCCGGATATTACTCGGATGGAAGTATACCGGGACCGGGAACGGCGTTGCCCACTCGCCGACCGCGTTCCCGTGATCGGCCGTGATTGCCGTCTTCCCGGGGAGGCGGTCAGCCAATGGGAGCGCTTCGTCGAGTACCCGATGCAAATTATCCCGGTAAGATTCCCAGAAGACACCGGCTTTGACCTCGCCCTCGCGTAGCGCCTGCCAGACCGACTCGAACTCGATATCACTGTCGTCCTCGAGCACGGCCCCGCGGAGTCCCTCCATGAGACCGCTCTCCGCGTCGAGTCGCGTGTCGCCGATGAAGGGGGCGTGTGGCTGCATGAAGTGGACGATCAGTCGCTTGTTCGGGTGGGACTCGTGAGCAGCCAGCGCGCAGTCGGCGAGGTCCTCCGGGAGCACGACGCCTTCGTCATCGCTCCACTCGTCGATCCAGGCGCGGTCGGTGTGATAGAACGTCTCGTCGAGGATCCGCTTCTCGTGGGGGTTTGCAGTGACGTAGACAGTGTCGTTGTATGTCCGCCCAGCGAAGTTCTCCGTGAGGAACTCCGGCGATGAACTGCCACGCGACCGGAACTCGCTCACCTCACCCTCCAGCGATCGATTGGCGTAGAGCTGCATGAAGAGGTCGTACCGACAGCCGTCCAGAATGAGGAGGTTGTCCCAATCTGCATCCATGATGTACTCCCCGTCGTTGCCGTGAATGCGCTTCTGAACGGGGCCGATAATCGACGACAGGAGCAGTTGGCGGCGCAGAAAGTCGTTGCCGAGCGCGGCTTTCGCCATCGCCGCTTTCTCCGTGAGTTCCATGAATGAACATTCATTGCTACCCGTGATAAAATTACTCCGCCGAAAACACATATAAAACATGAATATGGTAGAATATTTCCGACGATGAGGGCTTTCGACGGCGATCGTGCCGTTGCGGCCGAGCCGGCCGAACCAATATCGCTCGCTGCTCGCGCTCGATGACCGGCCCTGCCCGCTTGCGTTTGCCTCGATTGAACGGTCACGTCTGACGTAAGAACTATACTGACGGCGGCGCTGGATACCGCCAATGGGACTCATGAGCAAAATTCTCGGCGGGAACCAGTCCAGATCCGTCGAGGACTACGCAGAACTGAATCTCGAGGATGTCTCGACGGACTCTGCCGGAGCAGCGATGCAGGTACACATCGCGGAAGTGGGAAGCCAGGCGGACGCGATTGACATCAAGGACGCCGTCTACGACGGCGACATTGTCATCGCGGATATCACGCGCCTGCGAACCGAAGACAGTACTGTCGAACACATCGTCGACGAACTCCGGCAGGTCGCCGAGGAGGTCGACGGCGATATCGTCCGAAAGGGTGACGATCAGATGATTATCACGCCGACCGGCGTCCATATCAGCCGCGAAAAGCTGGGCCAGAAATTATAGCGGCAGTTATCGGCCGGTCGTTCGCTCCTCGATTGACTTCTGATTCGATGCTACCGGTAGAAGCTGCTAGCCGTCTCGATAGATAGAACACGGCCGACCGGGAGCCGAATCCGTTGTTCTTTTTCGCTCGGTAGTTACTGCTCCCGGTCGGTTCTGGTGAGCTGAACTGATGATGTCGCTCGTACTGGTCGTCTGCTCTCCGAAAAATGAACTGCTATTGGTATTGTCGCGTCGCCGTTAGCAACGCATTGAACTCGAGTTTACGTGCGCGTGACGTTCTTCGCGCGCGGGCCCTTGGGAGCCTGTTCGATATCGAATTCGATGTCTGTGCCTTCTTCGAGATCCGGACCGCCGATATCTTCCATGTGGAAGAAAACGTCGTCGTCTGCGTCGTCCGTCTCAATGAAACCGTAGCCGCCTGTGTCGTTGAAGAAATCAACGCTTCCTTTCGCCATTACAAACAAATGTAGGGCCGATCGGGGGATAAGACTTCCGAGAGTCTCGGTATCACGACCGTCGGAGTTGTTCGCACGATACATAGATTCGGTCTTCCTTGCCGTATTCTGTGACGATCCTGACCTGTTGTGGCTCTCGTGCGAGCGGTCCGTTCCGTCTCGAGGGACGAATAAAGGTGGGCCATACGAATGGTGACAAATATGTTAGAAATTCCGACGCCCGTATGCAGGTAATCGCTCGAGAGTCCCGATCTCGGGATCGTCTCACCGTCGTGGCTCGCAGCCCACCGTGACGCGGACTCGGTCACAGTCGTCGACGTCCGCGAGGCGCGAAACTGTAGTAGCAACTGAAAGTCAATGCATACCTGATCGCATGAAAGCTGTGCGATCAGTGTGTAAATCGTTTCAGTGGCTACTATAGAACAACTGGGTCACGTCCGGGCGCAGTCAGCGTTCCGGCTGACCGCTTTCGCGATCCGCGCAGCGTCGCCGACGGGAAGCTACCGGCCTCCGACGCCTTGGCAGACCTGTTAGGCGAGGCCGGAATCGCTGAACCCGGCCCGGTCCACCAGTACGAGGAGTGGTGTTGGGACGGCAATATCGCGTCAGGGCGAGCGCTGCCGCCCTCGCCGATTCGCCGACTGCCCCGCCTGTATGTGGAATTTTCACCCGGCGGGAATTCCCGTTCGCCGTTATCCCGCGTGCGGACGTACGAACACGATATGACGGGCTTTCGTGCAACTGTCGTCGTCGACGAACCGGCGGACTGTCCGGTGGCCGACGTCTCCGCCTCCCTCGAGAAATCGGTCGACTCGGTCTCTCGGTCGTTTCAGGCGACGGCCGAGGGAACGGTCGTTGAGGAGTTCGGCGTCGCCCGATCGACGTTCACCGAACACTTGGCGGCGGCCCAGACGAAGCTGATGGACGCGATTCTCGAGTCCTGATCGACGGACCGCCTGATCAGTTCGATTCGTCGCACAACGGTCGACGAGGACCGCAATCCATGGTTTCCGTTGGCCCGAACGCAATCAACGTGGGCTGGGAGAGATACGTGGTCGTCCCATAACCGGTCACGTTCCCGTATATTCCGATGCGATCGCCATCACCGGTCGTCTGCTCGTAGATGATACTGAACTCCGAAGACGACTCGGCCTCTCCCACTACCTCGAATTGGGTCACGAACTCCGCGAGCAAGTCAATGGCCGTGAAAGTCCATCCGTCGTCCATCCCGAGCTCGTCTCTCTCATCGAATCAGGTCACGCTCGGGAGATCGACGTCGTATTGATCCTCGAGGGACACTGAACAGCCTGTAGCTGACTGTGACGATCGCGCCCAGCGTCCCTGCCGCCACCGAGAACCGGCAGTCCCGGGCGCTGCCAGTAACTCTTTGATCGGCGGCGTCCTCCGCGATCACATGGACGTCATTCACACGGCCCTATGGGTATCGGACATAGAGCGGACGCGCGAGTTCTATCTCGACGGCCTCGGACTGGAAGAGAACTGGTCGTTCACTGCCGACGACGGCGTCGAAAACGTCTACATCGGCGGTGAGAACGGTGAGTTCCAGTTCAAGTACGATCCCGATGGCGGCCCGGAAATCGATTCGGGGACGATGGCCCACGTTGCGGTCGGCGTCGATAGCACCGACGAGACCTTCGAGCGGTTGGCAGAGCGAGAAGCGCCACCGGTCCAGACGGAGCCGACGACAATGGTTGACATCGACGTCCGCGTCGCGTTCGTCGAGGATCCGGACGGCTACGTCGTCGAACTGGTCGAAGAACTCGAGTAAGCGCCGCAAGCGCGGTCGTAGCGATGGGTCACTGTCGCTCGAGCGACAGCGACCCTACTTCTCGGACGCGTCGGCCGCAGCGGGGTTCGCGACCGATGGCGGCGTCCGGACGACCTGGACGAGGAGTACGGCAGCGATCGTCACGACGGTGGCCAGAAAGAGCCACGAGGTCCGGTAGCCGACCGTATCGGCGAGGTATCCGAACGCCGGTGGTGCGACGAGCGCGCCGCTGGTGAGCGCGAGCTGCCCGCCAGCGGTCGCACCGCCCATCTCGTCCGCTCGGACGAGCGTCGCCATGACGGAGTAGTAGACGCCGGTGTAGCCGAGGACGAAAAATCCGAGAACGGAAAACGCGACTGCGGCACCGAGTTCGGTGGTCGTCGACGCGACGACGACGAACATGACGGCACTGCCGAGCGACTGGGCGAGGAGTACCAGCCCGATCCTGACGCGTGGCTTTCCGGGGAGTACGTCGCTCAGCCAGCCCGTTAGTACGCGCCCGACGCTGCCGAACAACTGGACGAGCGCGAGGACGATACCGCCGAACGCGACGGACGCGCCGATCGATTCCTCGACGTACAGGACCGTGTACCCGGTGGTCGTAAACAGAGCTGCCCCGAGAAAGAGCCCAGCGGTCGTCAACAGAAGGTATGGCCGGTTCGACAGCAGTGCTTCGAAGTCGGGGTAGTCGGCCGTCCCTCCGTCGTGCTCGCTTGCGTAGCCGAGATAGAAGCCGACGGCGACGAGAAAGCCGATCCCCGCGGCGACGAGAAAGCCGACTCGCCAGAAGAGTGCTCCTGCGAGGCCGGTGACCAGAAGCGCGCTGATGCCGCTGCCACCGGTAACGCCGACCTGTTTGATGCCCATCGCGAGATTCTGACGACCCGGTTCGATGTTGTCAAAGACCGCCTTGTTCGTCCCGGGGATCGCGGTTCCGTACATCGATCCGAGGACGAACACGACCGCGAGCAACAGCGCGTACGTCGGCGCTCCCGCGACCAGAAGGGTCCCCGTCGCGAGCCCAATGAGACCGAGTGTCAGCGTTAATCGCTCGCCGAACCGATCCGTCAGCGCGCCGAGTGGCAACAGAAAGATAGCGTAGCCGAGCGTGAGTGTGGTGACGACGATTCCGACTGAGAATCGGGACAGTCCGAACGCGTCCCGAAAAAACGGCGTTGCGGCAAAGATCGTGTAATAACAGATACTTGCGGAAATCTGCCACATCGTGACGAGCAACACTGTCCGCCAGTATGACCTATCCATTAGCCGGCGGTCCTTGGTAAAGAGCATCAAAAAGAGTGACGACGTGGTTCCGTCCACGCGATCGATATGCTGTTCGTAGCTAATCGAGTTCGCCCTATCGATTCCGTCACGACCGTTCTGTCCGGTTTCAGCCGGTCAATTTTCGACGAACTCCCGCTGTCGCGACCGATCCCTCCGCTCGAGCGAACTCCCACGAAAGACAATTATAGTAGTCTGGTCGGGTATCGACTGACTGTGTGTCCGTTTCAGGGCGAAAATACCACCCGTACGTGTTCGTGAAAGCGGCAAAATAAACACATCCAATGTGCCGACCGCCGCCACCAGCCAAACGATAATACTTTCCATTGGCGTCCGAAATCCCTGACTATGTCTGACGACCTCAAGAAAGGGCTCGAGGGCGTGTTGGTTGCCGAATCGGAGCTCAGTTCGATCGACGGTGACGCGGGTCGGCTGATCTATCGTGGCTACACGATCGAGGACCTCGCTCGCGGCGCGAGCTACGAGGAAGTGCTGTACTTGCTCTGGAACGGTCATCTCCCGTCCGAGGACGAACTCGAGCCGTTTGCGGACGCCCTCATGGACGAACGCGAGGTCAACGACGACGTCCTCACGACGATGGAGCGCCTCGCTGCGGCCGACGAACAGCCGATGGCCGCCCTGCGGACTGCAGTCTCGATGTTCTCAGCGTACGAACCCGAAGACGACGCCGATCCCGAAGACCTCGATGCGACGCTTCGGAAGGGCCGTCGGATCACGGCCAAGATCCCGACCGCGCTCGCGGCCTTCGAGCGCTACCGCCTCGGCGAGGAGCCCGTCGACCCCAACCCCGATCTGGGTCTTGCCGCGAACTTCCTCTACATGCTGACCGGCGAGGAACCCGACGACATCGCCGCCGAAACCTTCGATCAGGCGCTCATCCTCCACGCCGACCACGGGCTGAACGCCTCGACGTTCACCTCGATGGTCATCGGCTCGACGATGGCAGACATCTACAGCGCCGTCACCGGCGGCATCAGCGCCCTTTCGGGGCCGCTCCACGGCGGCGCAAATCAGGACGTCATGGAGGTCCTCATCGAGATCGACGAGAGCGACCTCGACCACCGTGAGTGGGTCGAGCAGGCGACCGCGGAGGGGCGTCGCATCCCCGGCTTCGGCCACCGCGTCTACAACGTCAAGGACCCCCGCGCGAAGATCCTGCAGGAACGCAGCAAGGAACTCGCCGAAAACGGCGAGGACAAGTGGTACAACTACACCACCACCATCGAACAGTACCTCACCGACGAGAAGGGCCTCGGCGAGAAGGGAATCGCCCCGAACGTCGACTTCTACTCCGGCTCGGTCTACTACCAGCTAGGCATCCCGATCGACATGTACACCCCCATCTTCGCCATGAGTCGCGCCGGCGGCTGGATCGCCCACGTCCTCGAGTACCAGGGAGACAACCGCCTCATCCGCCCACGCGCCCGATACACCGGCCCGCAGAATCAGGAGTTCGTCCCGGTCGAGGATCGGTAAGCGCGGCCCGAATTGCGTTTTCGATGCCCTTTCTTTGCCGACATCGCTCGAGCAACCGGTAGACGCTCCCGTCGTCGGCTACCGTCGACGACTGCGGACGTGGCGCTGTCGAGGTCGATCGGACGGCAGTACGAGCAAGTCCCTCGAGTCACAACTATCGTTCGTGGACGTCTTCGTTTACGGGACGCTGACCGATCCGAAGCGGGTTAGGACCGTTCTTGAGACGGATCGGTCGGACACGGCGGCGGCGTTCGTCGGCCGAGCGACGCTCGAGGGGCTCCATCGGGTCGACGGCCGGTATCCGACGCTTGCACCCGGTGGCACCATCGACGGACGGCTGCTCGCAGTCGACGACGCGGGCCTCGAGCGACTCGACCGGTACGAGAGCGTCGAGAGCGGGCTCTACGTCCGGGTCGCGGTGCCGCAGATGAGCCGGAGCGATGACCGACGGGGAGACATGGCGGGAGGGACGATCGACGAACGGTGTTGGGTGTACGTCGGGGATCCGGATCGACTCGGCGTCGACGTGACCTGGCCCGGAGACGGACCGTTCCACGACCGCGTGGATGGGTTCGTTTCACGGGCCGATATCGCGGTTCGTCGACCCGGATGACGTTCGTCTGTCCCGCGTCTGACGCTGAACTTTTCCCGACGCCTGCTTGCGGTTTCACTTCCGCCGTGGGTGCATGAGTTTTATATGGTCCCGGTCCACTTCTCTATTCGCACGTCACACGCCGTGCATTCCCTGTATTCCCTGTCGTGCCGTCCAGGTTTGACGGCATATCGCTGTTGGGGTCGACGGGCCCGGCAACAGGCTCGCGCGGTTCCCGACAGTAATCCTTACACCCTACGCCGAGTAGACGGGCGTATGCTGGAACTTGAAGATATTCTCGAGGCACGCGAGCGAGTCCGAGAGACATCTCGGCACACGCCGCTTGAGCACTCCCATACCTATTCGTCGATGACCGGTGCCGATATCCGCCTGAAACTGGAGAATTTCCAGCGAACGGGCGCGTTCAAGATCCGCGGAGCGACGAACCGAATCGCGACGCTCTCCGAGGCACAGAAGGATGCGGGCGTCGTCACCGCGAGCGCGGGCAACCACGCGCAGGGAGTGGCGCTCGCAGCGACGCGATCCGGTGTCGACTCGAAGATCGTCATGCCCGAGCACGCGCCGATCTCGAAAGTCAAGGCGACCAAGAGCTACGGCGCGGAGGTCGTCCTCTCCGGGCGAGATTACAACGAGGCCGCCGAACGCGCCCACGAGATCGAACGCGAGGAGGACAGAACGTACGTCCATGCCTTCGACGACGAGTACATTATGGCCGGGCAGGGAACGATCGGCCTCGAGATTCTCGAGGACTGCCCCGACGTCGAAACGGTCGTCGTTCCGATCGGCGGCGGTGGCCTCATCAGCGGCATCGCGACCGCGATCAAAGAGCAAAAACCCGACACGCGCGTCATCGGTGTCCAGGCCGAGGGGGCCTCGAGCGCCGCGAAGTCCCTCGAAAAGGGCGAACGGATCTCCCTCGACGGCGTCGACACCATCGCGGACGGCATCGCGACCCGCAGCGTCGGCGAGCAGACGTTCCCCTATATTCAGGAGTACGTCGACGAGGTCGTCACCGTCTCGGACCCCGAGATCGCGGTCGCCCTGGTCTACCTGCTCGAGCGCTCG
This genomic stretch from Natrinema sp. SYSU A 869 harbors:
- a CDS encoding cold shock domain-containing protein gives rise to the protein MAKGSVDFFNDTGGYGFIETDDADDDVFFHMEDIGGPDLEEGTDIEFDIEQAPKGPRAKNVTRT
- a CDS encoding DUF1028 domain-containing protein yields the protein MTFSICVREEYETESGDQHRRFGVAVTTRLPGVGTLCPFVSDRGAVATQSLVNVELGERGIEYIDDGLAVDDALQALLNADDGAPQRQLHGVDDETTFAFSGDECVDEFGHREGDHYTVAGNMLTGEVVLEAAADAYAANAVHDTTDYSTGPSAVTEDVDTDPLAKRLIDALAAGDLEGGDKREELSVQSAAVVVETTESHAVEPPYNDLRLDATETPITDLRETYELAEQGYRDTLAQYEGAFEADSLDAASE
- the ilvA gene encoding threonine ammonia-lyase; the protein is MLELEDILEARERVRETSRHTPLEHSHTYSSMTGADIRLKLENFQRTGAFKIRGATNRIATLSEAQKDAGVVTASAGNHAQGVALAATRSGVDSKIVMPEHAPISKVKATKSYGAEVVLSGRDYNEAAERAHEIEREEDRTYVHAFDDEYIMAGQGTIGLEILEDCPDVETVVVPIGGGGLISGIATAIKEQKPDTRVIGVQAEGASSAAKSLEKGERISLDGVDTIADGIATRSVGEQTFPYIQEYVDEVVTVSDPEIAVALVYLLERSKTLVEGAGAVPLAAVLFEAFDYAEDEIIVPALCGGNIDLNTLTNVIVRGLVETGRYLKIRTVLKDRPGALEDLLDIFTAHRANIYAIHHDRTSRDVEMNDTEVEIELEMRGPDHVDSFLSALRDAGYEVDVLA
- a CDS encoding gamma-glutamylcyclotransferase family protein, which translates into the protein MDVFVYGTLTDPKRVRTVLETDRSDTAAAFVGRATLEGLHRVDGRYPTLAPGGTIDGRLLAVDDAGLERLDRYESVESGLYVRVAVPQMSRSDDRRGDMAGGTIDERCWVYVGDPDRLGVDVTWPGDGPFHDRVDGFVSRADIAVRRPG
- a CDS encoding RNA-binding protein; its protein translation is MQVKSRHHLRSDAVSDLEEVLEEQLGVSPDGDAYERVEFEDTDWEVVLIDGEPQVAYFDEGPFLTVRGANAYEPEKRLVTVDAGAVSFVSDGADVMRPGITEATDEISPNDLVVIAEESHGKVLAVGRARVDGTEMAGDEGKVVDSLHHVGDELYEFTG
- a CDS encoding MFS transporter; this translates as MDRSYWRTVLLVTMWQISASICYYTIFAATPFFRDAFGLSRFSVGIVVTTLTLGYAIFLLPLGALTDRFGERLTLTLGLIGLATGTLLVAGAPTYALLLAVVFVLGSMYGTAIPGTNKAVFDNIEPGRQNLAMGIKQVGVTGGSGISALLVTGLAGALFWRVGFLVAAGIGFLVAVGFYLGYASEHDGGTADYPDFEALLSNRPYLLLTTAGLFLGAALFTTTGYTVLYVEESIGASVAFGGIVLALVQLFGSVGRVLTGWLSDVLPGKPRVRIGLVLLAQSLGSAVMFVVVASTTTELGAAVAFSVLGFFVLGYTGVYYSVMATLVRADEMGGATAGGQLALTSGALVAPPAFGYLADTVGYRTSWLFLATVVTIAAVLLVQVVRTPPSVANPAAADASEK
- the citZ gene encoding citrate synthase — protein: MSDDLKKGLEGVLVAESELSSIDGDAGRLIYRGYTIEDLARGASYEEVLYLLWNGHLPSEDELEPFADALMDEREVNDDVLTTMERLAAADEQPMAALRTAVSMFSAYEPEDDADPEDLDATLRKGRRITAKIPTALAAFERYRLGEEPVDPNPDLGLAANFLYMLTGEEPDDIAAETFDQALILHADHGLNASTFTSMVIGSTMADIYSAVTGGISALSGPLHGGANQDVMEVLIEIDESDLDHREWVEQATAEGRRIPGFGHRVYNVKDPRAKILQERSKELAENGEDKWYNYTTTIEQYLTDEKGLGEKGIAPNVDFYSGSVYYQLGIPIDMYTPIFAMSRAGGWIAHVLEYQGDNRLIRPRARYTGPQNQEFVPVEDR
- the sepF gene encoding cell division protein SepF, yielding MGLMSKILGGNQSRSVEDYAELNLEDVSTDSAGAAMQVHIAEVGSQADAIDIKDAVYDGDIVIADITRLRTEDSTVEHIVDELRQVAEEVDGDIVRKGDDQMIITPTGVHISREKLGQKL
- a CDS encoding VOC family protein; the protein is MDVIHTALWVSDIERTREFYLDGLGLEENWSFTADDGVENVYIGGENGEFQFKYDPDGGPEIDSGTMAHVAVGVDSTDETFERLAEREAPPVQTEPTTMVDIDVRVAFVEDPDGYVVELVEELE